In the genome of Populus trichocarpa isolate Nisqually-1 chromosome 10, P.trichocarpa_v4.1, whole genome shotgun sequence, the window TATTTCGTGATGGCAGGGAGGGAGGGTTGCTATGGGGGAGAGAGGGGGGGTGGAGAAGGGAAGGAAAGAGGTTCTCtctatattaatttcaaataaaatcatatgtGACTTGCGTGTCGTAATTTCCAGTTACTACTCGTGAAATGATgttatatcattaaatatttttttcacggtgttagtttaccaaaaaaaatttaaccatactaaaaacagaaaaaaaaactccgGTACAAGTAActcaagaaaaagagatttgatTTAGTGATTTTGGAATTTTATGTTAGTTTGTTCAAAGTTTAGGAATTCCTTTGTTTATAGAGTAAATTTTTCTGGAGTGATTTTGGAATTTTACGCGGTTGCTAGGAAGCTGGATGGTGCATAGCTGGTTTCCCTTGCGTGTCAATTTGTCAATTTTACCTTTTCCACAGCGCAATGTTTGATTAACAATTAACCAGTTAATTTGCATGTATTAATTGTAGCCTGAAGGATCAGATGGGAAAAGGCCCCGAGCTCAAGTCTTAGAAGGGATTTCTTGTAAATTGTTCTTGTTCTAATATCCATGGATCTCAAGCTGAAGTGTGGGAACAGAAGGGATAATGGTAAATTACCACATCAATTCTTTAGAAAGATCATATCGGGGACAGATTTGGTGTAGGTCTGGTCACTATAACACTCAAACTATGTCATTTGTCCAATCTTTCTGCATTTAGACATTAAGAAAGCTAagctgtttatttatttatttctttgtttgtttattattattattattatagttatgTTTCAATTATATAGAATGTACTTTTTCAAGAAGTGGGATTTCTCTCTCGTCATATTTCAGCTGGGTCCACTGCCACTACATTATGCTCAATGGTACACCGTCCATCAGACATCatgaagttttgattttttagacgGTATCAGTCTTGGTTTTCAAGTTTGAGAGATGATAATTAAGGAAATGGTTATTCTcaccacaaataataataataataacaatctaggtggtggcccagtgataagagtttgagacCAAGAAGTTTGCTCtctctatggtctcaggtttgagccttgtggttactcatatgatggtcactggaggcttacatggtcgttaacttcagggcccgtaggaTTATTCGAGATGCgtgcaaactggcccggacacccacgttaaactaaaataataataataataataataataataataataataataatccaggCAGTGGTGGGGGGCTTGGCGGAATCTCACCAAGTGATATATCAGATAAGGATGCTTTCATTGTTGCCCTGCACTTAATGGGCTCTacccatattattagagattagAGAACCCTATCTCAGGAAAAAGAGATGCTCCTCTGGAGCAATTAAGTTCAGTTGTTGCACCTAATTAATAAGATGGTTGGGGCAATGAGTAGGATAAAATTGACACCTCGCAATTATGTCAATTATGTGACTTTAATATATAACATTCctgttaaataaattattttttctatttgatattgtcataaactatattttaaaaaacacttttgatgTTTAACTATgctattcaaaagaaaaaaacattaaatttaactaCTTGATCACATATAAGAAAAGAGTGaggctatatataatttattttattatatcatatattcaATCTTTTAAATTGGAAAGCATTTTTCTTCACCTAAAACTTGTGTTTTCTTTTGCCCGAAAAATGAATTATGTTGATCAATATTACACGGTATAGCTGAACATGGGCCTAGTCCACGATCTTTTTCACAGGCTTTTGTTACCAATCTGAACACTTTTTTAGCTCAAAAGATTCATACTTATGGCAATGTATTgagatttaattcttaatttattgtaaattatcaAAGgtcaataattataaaaattaattttgatcattattataattgatttttttaactttttatcttCTAGGATCGGCAATAAAAATGAAgtgaaaaaagaattcaatatatatatatatatatagattttttcacTCTTCATCATCTCATTTtagtgattttcttttcttttttaatgtttcatctttctctcaaatttagagTTTAGATTTatcttattgaaaaataattaagttttttattttcatttaaagaaCTTGATTTAGAAGTTCTGCTAAACTGAAGTTCTTCTAAACTaaagtcttgttttttttttttaaaaaaaaaacctaaatctaaaatctaacgaacatgaattttaaaaattctctaACAAGATGAACCTGTCCGGAAAGCCCAGAGTCTTATTTAGATGTTATTCCTATGTTCAGTTTTTCCAGTCAATTTGGGATTGATTATTacaaatgttttatatatatatatatatatatatatatatatatatatatatatatatatatatatatatatatatatatatatgtgtgtgtgtgttatatgTTATGCTGGAGGGATGAATTGTTTTCATACACAAGTAGGGAGCTTAAAGATGCTAATGTTGTCTCATCATTAGAATATACCAGAATGTATTCTCTGCAGGAGGAAATATTTAGATGTCCCGAGGAAGTTTAGTATGTTTGAGTGCTTTTCCAAATTCCAAGTAGCTTTTATTTCAAACCTTTAGATGGCCGATTCTATCCATATATCACACTTTTTCGTGATTTTTTTCCATTCGGAAGCATGCTCCAATAACGTGGAATATTTCCAgctttacattaattttttttgggagaGATGCGTAATCTATTAAAAAGGAACATTTAAAAGATTTATGAACTTCAACAGAAGTtagaaatatttgaattttttgaggGAGATGCGTTGCATCCATCGTTACTATAATTTTGCAACTtgattatattcattttttctaattgatattCGATACATGAGTTTTATTATACCAGGGTTCGTTTATTTTTGTAGTTAGAAagcatttttataaaaatttgaattttttattttattttttgtattttaatttttttaatatttttaaattattttgatttgtcaatgtaaaaataaaaaaatacatttctaaaaaaatactttaaaaaacaacacaatatcaaacgagctctaaaaatattttaaaaagctagaAATGGTTCATCACACATGTGAAACACCGTTGATGTTATGGCACtagtaattaaattcaaaatggtTAACTGGGCTCGGTTGGACTGGGCTAACCTAGGTTGTTAATGTCACTACTAAAAATAatagtgtttaatattgtggtaataattattttttttaaaaaatcataatgattAGTATTGtgataagaattattttttaaaatgttttttacttgtaaatacatcaaaataatatcttttttatttattaaaatttatttttgacattaatactttaaaataataataaaaaaattaaaaaaaaaaaaaaacacaagactGCATAAACAATCAGGTCTAAAGTAGGGTAGGAAATCAAACATCAGAACGAAGCCCATCAAAGCTGGTTTGTCAAAGCAGTTGGGGCTCGGAGGGATTTTCATGAACCACAGGCCCAATGTCCCAAATGCAACATCTCAATAAATAAACGACTGTTTGTCCTACAAGCTGAGATACTGGGTTCATTCTCAATAAATTAGCAGGGAAAGGGTAGCAGTCTCTCATAGTATCATGGGCTTACTCCATTCTTTGTTTCAAGGGCGTCCTCCTCCTTGCCTATACCTAACTATAACAAATATCGAGGCAGTGCTAAAGCTTCTTCCTGGCGGCAAATTTTgcactcattttcttttctaatcaaCCAAACCTGATTTGTTCTTGCTTGCATATTTTGGATTAAATAAGACTCTGAAATCAGTGTCGAACTTGGGATGTGTTACAAAGATTTATCACTGGTTACGGTGGGAATTATAATTAAGGTAGAAATCAAGACCTAATATCAATTTGCTGGATTCTTTTTCAGAAATGGAATTCCACATGACCTTCGAGGGCTTGCAAGCTGGTTCTCTCGGCTTGAGGCTGGAACTATCCATATGCGAGTAGGGAAAGAGCTAATTAAGGGTATACACATTTGCTGTGTTGGACTACGATGTATATAGATATTCTTTGATGTGCTTTCAGATCCGCATTTTAGTCCACAAATTTTAGTTGAATAAATACGAACAACCTAACTCTGTAATTTCTATCCACAGCTAGACAAGTAAAGTGATGAGTAATTAACGTGGATCCTGAAGAGCTAcagtattataaatttatttcaaataatactTTTAAGAAAGATAAAACAGATTGAAAGAATGTCAAAAGAATTCACTATGTATGAAATGTCGTAAAATCCCCTATAATGCCATTTTCACCAGAAGAGATATCAAACTTCCCTTGGGGATTCGATGGCcaaagaatgaattaaattaaatatgcaaCATGGTAATTCACACTTGATAATCTCTAGCTGATAGATCTCCCTAATTTTGCAAATACGGAAACACTGAGTACGGACTACGGACTCCCCAAcgaaaagaacaaaagaaaggaTCGACCTCATTTATGAACAAATAAACCATTGATCGTTTGCCAAGAACCAGAAAAACTTCAATCCTCTAATTCCCATATTGCCACTCTATTCTGTCAATATTCAGGTAGACCTTTAATGAACTCCAGAACAGATGGAGATATCGGATTTCCCATCTTCGGCGATGCAAAAACTGAATCAGGACATCTAAATACTGGCCTAGGTGAGAAAAAGAAATCGGAAGAAGTTGGGGTAAAAAGAGGAACATCAGCGAAGTAAGGAGCATTTGGTGGCTTAAGAAATggtgaaacaacaatatcaacaccaccagcagcagcagcagccccATGACAATTCTCTTCTGTTGAAATTGAAGATGAGTCATTATCACCATGACCAACATGCTTTCTTCCGTTACCGTTACCTCTCCCCGCTTTTAAACCCTTACTAACAACACCTTGATGATCTTGCCCTTGCTGTGCAGGAGGTGCCATTTCTTGATTATTAGACCGCGAAAGTCCCGTGAGGTTTTGTACCAAGGCCATAAAATCCTTGGCTTGCGTATGGATTACCTTGGGTGAATGTGTATAGATAATAACCGGTTGGTTCTtttggtgctgctgctgctgttttaCTCCAAAAACAGGAGGATCTATTATAGATACCGATGATGAAGAATTCGACGTAGAAgctgatgaagaagaagaagatttgcgAATGAGATGGGATTCTTTGTTGATCTTCAATGGAGATGGACGTTGACCATTGATGTTACTTTGTCCGTAATGATACTTTGCAGAACTCATTTGGATTAAATCTTGCAAGAAAATGaagcaaaacaagaaaacagaTGTGCGGCTGGCCGGGCTGGCTTGACAGATCAGAACAAAATACAGGAAAAGATTGAGTTCTTGACGTTGAGAAAGTTTATTACAACTGGGAGTTATATATAGGAAGATGAggtgtaattttaattttttgaaagaataGCCGGCTTTTGACCGTTGACATTAAGGAGATGTTGAAATTTATTGTCCTAAGCGGAAAGCAGTTGTTAGGCGGtacccttctctctctttcaagGCAATTTGTTTAGGTTTTCATGGCCGCTTTTGTCGGCTATGCCAGTTCAGTTCTGCATACTTTCACACagttgtttattttcttaaaaaagaatcacaatttgtttttgttaattgacaCGTTAATTACTCTATTGTATAATatcactatttgtttttgttagttgACACGTTATTTACTCTATTGTATAATAGGGATATCGAGTCGTTGCAGCGAGCTGGTGCATGCCACTTGTGGAAGCTGggcaccacattcattcaactaGCTAGcctcatttatatttattcacATGATGAAggtttattatctaattattttgagAAGAATAATGCTTGTATTTCTGTACGTAAGAACaggttcttatatatatattcaatgtaTATGCGCTGATGATTGTGAAGATTATAGACAATTCATTCGTGTGAGTATGTGATTAATTTCTTACATGATATATAGGGTTATTCTTACGAGAAATCTAACCTAGccattgatttgataaattgatttatcACGCAGGAGATTCAAGAGCCAAGCTATATTAACGTAATCACTTTAACTAGCAAATGTTTTCACGAGCTTCTGAAGTCTAGTTGCAATCCAAAGCTATATACAGCTAATTAAAAGCTACAGCTTTTCCAAATCGACTGCTCTAACGAGGGGGGTCTCATCTTTAAACCCCAGAGCATTAAATTTGATGGGGAATTTTAATAATGGCAGAAAAACTGCTCTGTCAATACATACCAAGCTACCAGGTGGCATGGCATATATGGCATGGCCGGctaaatttggattttaattttaatctaatgATAAAAGTAAAACGAAATTTCAATTCTAGCTCCCTGTGGTGATTGGTCCTCTTTGTAGATAGCTTTTGACTTTAATGGATTTGGTTGAAAGTCAACGGTCAAAGTCTATAATTTTATCGATGTTTTTTCTCAGGATTTAATTAATGATGTGTTATGATTGGCAGTGAGAAGAAAAACCCTTCTCCAGTGAAACTTGGAGTTTTGAGTTTTCCAGATTGGGATTCACGACCGTCTCTCTTTTCTCCCTTTGTGTTTAAACAAAATTGCTGTAagatagattaattaaatatatatttttcaaaccttatatatatatattaaaatcacatatgtcaaaaacaaatatcactTTATTTACGTTAGGAGagaaatttaagataaaaaacaataataaaattcaaacttaaGATCTTAGATCTGAACAAGTCTTGATGATTTTAGTTGATCAACTTAACCAAAGAGGCACAAAACgtgaaaattaatattcaaatacGTGCATATTTGAGTATTCGGTAAGATGACATAATCTTCACTGAATTTTAATTGCCAACATGTACGTCGTTGCcctttaataaaattacttataCAATTGACCTagaaaataatactattaaaacaACTAgggaaaaatacaaaattgaaaacaaagacCTATATATGTTCCTTCCTTTCTATTGGTAGTTGATCATTGGATAGGAAAAATGAAAGCGATAGGTTTAAGCCGTGGTGTGGAGATGTATTAGTACAAAACTAGATAACTGCCGGTGCTATGCTGttcattgaattaaaaaaaattaatataaaaaatatccaggcatgaaaaatatttttctagtagaattttttttaaaatcatatggggattgttttaatgtgattCGGTTGACTTAGCAGATCAAAATACAACTTGGATGaccgttaaaaaaataatttaactcaaaatagatattcaaaatgatatttttttatataaatattgagatggtaatatattaaattgaattggATCAATCTTGATTAACTTATGGttcgggtcatgagactaggatatctttataaaaaaaaaaaaattatgagttgaatgatgaaattgagttttttttaaaaaaaaacataaattaaaaaaaaagtcaaaggaaagaaacaaattacTATTCAATGGAGAGGTACAGTAAACCTTTTCCTCTTTTAGTttcttgttaatgttaattagaGTAGTATAATATTTATTCTAACATGGAATCAAAGACTGTAGAGCAGATTTGAATAAAGAGGAAGAATCAAATAGTGAGACTAATCAATAGACAACAATGTACCAAAGCTGCCGATATTGACAGCTAGAATCTTCTGAATCGTCCATTTCCATCTCCATCTCCTCATCAACAttagttcaaaaaaataattaaagtacaTAGAGTCATAAAGATAAACTTTACGTGCATTTATTAGCCAATTTCTTACGTGCCGTGGTTCGGAGAAAGTAGTCTATGGCAGTATACACGAAGGTGATGTCTTGAATAACATACACATCCACAGAAGAAATCTCGGCTTCAAACTGACCTGCTgttatccaaaacaaaaaaattgcttCGGGTGGGCAGCTTTGAGTGGTCAAAATTCTAAGAGTGATTCTTTCAAGTATTCGGTGATCCAACTTTCTTAGATTTTGACCTCTCAAAGTCTTGTTTCTAACCCGGTAAATGGTAATTATTTATCTTGGGCTTACCGTTCTGTGAAGTCACGGTCAAGAAAAAAGTTGGCTCAACAAGCTGAGGTAAAGCTCAAAACCTGAGCTCCATTACAaaagtctttgttttttttcttgtacaaCGTTTAGTCCAGGCCATATGCTAGGCAGGCTCAGGCCACACGTTTATATCTTTCTTTAACTCTCCAATTCCTGATTCTGTGATTAGGCCTCAAGTTCAAGGGGCCTGGAGTCGGAACTCAATTCGGATGATCAAGAATCCAAGAATCCAAACACTGTTTCGTTGATAATGGAGGCCGATAAATCTCAATCCTTTATTCTTTTCCATGATCATTGCAAGGAAACTCTTGCCCAGACCTTGTAAGAAATGGGGATATGAGGTCGCCCTTCGTTCTTGCTAATCAGATCATCTGGGCAATACCCCGTACACACTAGCTGCAAACAAACTTCACAATTCGTATCCTATATAAATATGGGCTGTTCAGGCAGCTAGTTTAGATACAAACATAAAAGACTCCGTTGGCTGGCCTCAAAAAAAGATGGTAACATGTGATGCGAAGGAgctttaatttaaaacacaGTACAACAACAGCTAACTAAACATACACAAACTAAGAGTAGCATATTGCTGCCATTAGAGCGGAGAATGGATGGTTCCCAAAAACCCAGTTAAAAGGGCATGGAATCCCTTAAGATGCAGGAGGAATCACCAATTCGCCTCGCCTGGGTCACCAGAGCAAATgactcttgattttttaaaatagcttCTTAATGTCTGTCCTCTTATAATAAATAACTACTTGAGTgctttatctttaatttcttccatttaaATGCCTACTCTTCCAGAAATTGAACAGCCAACCGCTTCGTTAACTTAACAATAAGCATCAATTTTTACTATTTACACCGCAAGTCGTATGCTGAATGTTATGTGATTGTTTCAACTATTTGGTGTGTAAACTTTTTATACGTTTAGCATATTTTATcgattattttttacctttttttctatTCCTCTCactcgttttcttttcttttttaattacagAAAATTGAAATTCTATATGTTTGTAAAACCATTCTAAGAGTATTCCTGTAAAAACACCAACAACCAGGCATGGCACCTCCAAATTTTGAAACAAATCACATTTTAGTCCTAAAATTATTGGAATTTTAAACTACACCCTTCAATTTAAGGTTTATTTTATAGGAAATACGAGTTTTCAGCCTGATCTGAGCTTTTGATTCTAATCGTAGCCATGTCATGTTTTCAAGTATACACCGTGTGAGTATAAAATAACATGTTACATTAAGCCATGAGACAAAAATGAACTTAACAAGAAGAAATAAAGACaacatttagaatttaaaataagcgtgtaatttcttgtttttattttgttacccCATTCATGGAGTGGTCAAACAGAGTCGACATAGGTGCACTCTTCGCAGTTAATTAGGAGTGATTAATAGAAAACGTGGCTTGCAAAACCCACATGGTCATCATTGTGCTTCAAAATGGATCACAGCAGTCTATGAGACTTGGGACTGTAACATCCACACCTTCAACTTGGAAGTTGGAACATGGAGTGATTTCATTGTCTGCTAGTATAAAAATGCAAGCACGTAGTAATTTATAGGGCATTTGCATATGTGGAGATGAGTTTCATAGGATCGCGCGCAAAGGAACAGCACGCGCACTGCCATCTCTCAGTCGTAGCAGGGGCTGGGCTGCTCTTTTTGGGTTTCTGCTACAAACCCCCCCATCATGTTATATGAGCTTGCATTTGTTTAATATCAATtattaagcatattaaaaaCTAGGTTGCTTCGACTACTCACTTTTCGATGTTTTGTCTTTCACTCTTTTAGCCCGTCCTTGGATCTTCCGTTTCACTACTTCCCATCATTCCCTTTCTGTCattgatatataatttgttaactctctctctctctctctctccctctctctctccgtGTACACCTTCTCCGAGCAAACATTCTCAAGACAGCTTCATTAAAACCAGCATGTTCACATCTAAGCATGGAgtcatgcttttcatttttcgAAGTGGCATGATCAtctaattaagaacaaaaacaagccTATGCTGAGTGCACCATCTCCATTCATCTTCATCTATTGGTTTTTCTATATTTCCACATGTGATGTCAGggcattaaatttaaataaatataaatgcatGGTTAAGGGTACAGGAATCAAACATCACATATAAGCATGTTTACATACACAAATTTATTTACGTGACAGTCAGTagatataaataattttcatatatatataaaccaacaTGAACAATCCACTGTTATTGTTCAATGAACCAAGCACACACTTGCAACTTGTCCAGTATTTTCTCGCGTACCAAACATCCATCACCTGCATGTGTGTACTTGTTTTTATAGGATTCATAACAATTGATAATTGAGGTGGTGTTTACTGCTAATAAGAGCTTAAATTAAATGAACTAGAGTTGTCTATTGCAACTTGTTGTTACATGCATGTACTGCAATCATTCTAGAGTATTGGAGAAGGATGCCCCCATTTTGTTCGACCGACCTATTTTCGTTAATTTGTTATTATGCTACTGATCATTACCTGGGTTTCAATACTTGTGCCTGCAAATAAACACCATCGAGTCCCCAATTGCcttctttttattgaatttctGGATGCTTTTATCATGCGCATTGCACACACGACATAGCAATTTGAGCATTTAATTACTATATCCCATGCTTGTAGCATTACTTGTTGGCAGTTAAttagaatttctttctttcttcctcttcttcttcttcttataaaaTCAAGCTTAACGACCCATAGGACATGTTCTTCACCACATTTCCATCGCAGGACAGCTAATTGTTTTTTCTCGAGTATCTAATTGGCAATCTATTTTTTCCTTTCGTGTTAcagatgaaaaacataaaataatgcaaTGGTTTCAGGTCCCTCTACATGTTTTCctgctaaaaaatatatagtcccTCTAGATTAATACAATTCGGTTCAAAGAAATTAGTTAAGGGGGAcgagaaaaggaagaaagaacatCAAATTGACAGAACTAAAAGTGCATGCTCTTTTGCCATCCAAGAGTTTAGTCATGTTTATGGTTTGGCCGAAAGAGCGGAATTATAAACATCTATTGCCTGATTAAGCAAAAGCAAAACCTGAAAATTGACTggaaatctaaataaaaatatccccAATTTGTTAGGCTGAAAAGTGAAAATACCTACCCACCTAGCTAAATACATATTATAGTTTTCTAATGGAACCTAATCCATATTTACGATTAGCACTTCTGATAATGTTTATGGATTGGCTGATATCTAGCAATCAACACTTGAACGAATAATTAATGCTATTTATTAATCTTTCAAGAAAACATCAATGGAGAGGACTTGACTTGTGGGTCTCCCGCTGCATATCAATTATATGGTTAACAAGATTCAGGATAGATATTTTTGGAAGAATAGcgttaattactttattttccaTCCATCTAAAATACAGAAACTCAACAGTTGATTGAGCTGAGCTTCACTGTACATATGAGCTGGCCGTATTACCTAATAGTCTAGTACTCTATAAATGGCATGGCATGGCATGGAGGTCAATCTTGCCCATGAGGGGGACGCGATGCAAGACACCAACTTCTATGCTGTCTTGTTCAATATTTAGCTTCCCTATTTGATGATAGGGAAGAAACAGAAGAACGGCAGCTGAAATAGCCAAAAATATGCCTTTGAATATGATGGATTAAAACCTATAGTTTTGGATTAGGCAACTGATCATAGCTGTGTCCCCCCCATCACAACTACgatttaatcaaattcaaaaccgAAAACACGAAAATGGGACTCCCAGAATAATATTTTGGACTTTTCGGATAACGACTACTAGCTAGTGGCTCATCCTGATGCTGTGACACTACAGAAAGTTCTATGATTGCTTCAGAAAACTCAGAACATTCAACTCTAAAAAATGTTCTTTATGATAGCTATGTGACAATTGTACAGCAGTGGCGAAAATTTGCCAGTGGTGTTTCATAATTTGAAGCCCATTAttgttaaattatcaaatattttccGATCGGATGATCAGGGTATATATGTGCGTGTATATATACATCCTCTTGAGGACAGTTCATAAGTTGCAAGGTTCAACGCATGGGACAAAGTGACTTGGTTGAATAATGCATGGAAATAATAAATGTATAATCTGAGTTTAGATTGATTTCTCTAAGATAGTGACGGTCCATTAACTCAATTATTTGGTTTAGCAactaaaaaatgacaaagaacAAGCtggatttggaaaatttgaataaaCCCCGCAAGTGTGTGTGTCTCTGTGTGGACGTAAGtgtgtaatttttttaggtcatgGCCTGCCATGTGTAGAAGAACATGGTTAATTTATTTAGAATCACATAATTAAATTGATCGCGATTCTAATACTTAATTCTATCATTTCTTATCACGGTGGCAAATTAGCCTCATATTCTCTAACAACTTTAGATACTGTTGGGTattatgacaatttttttttttcaaatca includes:
- the LOC7475586 gene encoding VQ motif-containing protein 8, chloroplastic, yielding MSSAKYHYGQSNINGQRPSPLKINKESHLIRKSSSSSSASTSNSSSSVSIIDPPVFGVKQQQQHQKNQPVIIYTHSPKVIHTQAKDFMALVQNLTGLSRSNNQEMAPPAQQGQDHQGVVSKGLKAGRGNGNGRKHVGHGDNDSSSISTEENCHGAAAAAGGVDIVVSPFLKPPNAPYFADVPLFTPTSSDFFFSPRPVFRCPDSVFASPKMGNPISPSVLEFIKGLPEY